The Streptomyces nitrosporeus genome includes a window with the following:
- a CDS encoding amino acid permease → MTNDEAVAAEPPPDATPAPQSPTGPNGPAGPNGPAGPVGPARPAGSGDLPAAPAAPAAPALSVAPAAPAVSDEERLAQLGYTQVLARRMSAFSNYAVSFTIISVLSGCLTLYLFGMNTGGPVLITWGWAGVGLMTLFVGLAMAEICSAYPTSAGLYFWAHRLAPRRSAAAWAWFAGWFNVLGQVAVTAGIDFGAASFLGAYLNLQFGFEVTPGRTILLFAAILVLHGLLNTFGVGIVAFLNNVSVWWHAGGVVVIVGALTFVPDSHRPASFVFTEFVNNTGWGSGFYVVMIGLLMAQYTFTGYDASAHMTEETRDAAVAGPRGIVRSIWTSWIAGFVLLLGFTFAIQSYEGALASPTGAPPAQILLDALGATTGKLLLLVVIGAQLFCGMASVTANSRMIYAFSRDGALPFSRVWHTVSPRTRTPVAAVWLAALGALALGLPYLINETAYAAVTSIAVIGLYIAYVIPTLLRLLRGEDFVRGPWHLGRWSRPVGVVAVAWVAVITVLFMLPQVSPVTWGTFNYAPLAVLAVLGFAAAWWLVSARHWFLEPASGRDGPPSGPAGGTP, encoded by the coding sequence ATGACAAACGACGAAGCCGTGGCCGCGGAGCCCCCACCGGACGCCACACCGGCACCGCAGAGTCCCACCGGCCCCAACGGACCTGCTGGTCCCAACGGCCCTGCCGGCCCCGTCGGCCCTGCTCGTCCCGCCGGTTCCGGGGACCTGCCGGCCGCACCGGCCGCACCGGCCGCACCGGCCTTATCGGTCGCCCCGGCCGCCCCGGCCGTATCGGACGAGGAGAGGCTGGCGCAGCTCGGCTACACCCAGGTCCTCGCACGCCGGATGTCGGCGTTCTCCAACTACGCCGTCTCGTTCACGATCATCTCGGTGCTCTCCGGCTGCCTGACGCTGTACCTGTTCGGGATGAACACCGGCGGCCCCGTCCTGATCACCTGGGGATGGGCCGGCGTGGGGCTGATGACCCTGTTCGTCGGCCTGGCGATGGCCGAGATCTGTTCGGCCTACCCGACGTCCGCCGGCCTGTACTTCTGGGCGCACCGGCTCGCGCCACGGCGTTCGGCGGCGGCCTGGGCGTGGTTCGCGGGCTGGTTCAACGTCCTGGGGCAGGTCGCCGTCACCGCCGGGATCGACTTCGGGGCGGCGTCCTTCCTGGGCGCCTATCTGAACCTCCAGTTCGGCTTCGAGGTGACGCCCGGCCGGACGATCCTGCTGTTCGCCGCGATCCTGGTCCTGCACGGTCTGCTGAACACCTTCGGGGTCGGCATCGTGGCGTTCCTCAACAACGTCAGCGTCTGGTGGCACGCCGGCGGTGTCGTCGTGATCGTCGGCGCGCTGACCTTCGTACCGGACTCGCACCGGCCGGCGTCGTTCGTCTTCACGGAGTTCGTCAACAACACCGGCTGGGGGAGCGGCTTCTACGTCGTGATGATCGGCCTGCTGATGGCGCAGTACACCTTCACCGGGTACGACGCCTCCGCCCATATGACGGAGGAGACCCGTGACGCGGCCGTGGCGGGCCCGCGCGGCATCGTGCGGTCGATCTGGACGTCGTGGATCGCCGGATTCGTGCTGCTGCTCGGCTTCACCTTCGCCATCCAGTCGTACGAGGGCGCTCTGGCCTCCCCCACCGGTGCCCCGCCCGCGCAGATCCTGCTGGACGCGCTGGGCGCCACGACGGGCAAGCTGCTGCTGCTGGTCGTCATCGGGGCCCAGCTGTTCTGCGGGATGGCCTCCGTCACCGCCAACAGCCGGATGATCTACGCCTTCTCCCGCGACGGCGCCCTGCCGTTCTCCCGGGTCTGGCACACCGTCAGCCCGCGTACCCGTACCCCGGTCGCCGCGGTCTGGCTGGCCGCGCTGGGCGCGCTCGCCCTGGGGCTGCCGTATCTGATCAACGAAACCGCGTACGCCGCCGTGACGTCCATCGCCGTCATCGGCCTCTACATCGCCTATGTCATCCCCACCCTGCTCCGGCTGCTGCGCGGCGAGGACTTCGTCCGGGGCCCCTGGCACCTGGGCCGCTGGTCCCGGCCGGTCGGCGTGGTGGCGGTGGCCTGGGTCGCGGTGATCACGGTGCTGTTCATGCTGCCGCAGGTGTCGCCCGTCACCTGGGGGACCTTC